In the Variovorax sp. S12S4 genome, one interval contains:
- a CDS encoding class I SAM-dependent methyltransferase, translating into MKIKQYTEDNEQAALWNGRAGRAWVDAQESLDRLFTPFEHLLVNEVRTAHGRRVLDVGCGTGATTLAIARALGTEGGCTGADISEPMIAVARARAGREGAPASFVCGDVQRHPFEPASFDMIVSRFGVMFFDSPVQAFSNLLNAAKGGAKLRAIAWRGAAENPFMTTAERAAAPLLPNLPARKPGAPGQFAFADRDRVASILEESGWAGVDIRPIDVECTLPESDLKGYITRLGPVGLVLQDETDERRRAQVVATVRAAFEPYVRGSEVRFTAACWMIGAEAPAA; encoded by the coding sequence ATGAAGATCAAGCAGTACACGGAAGACAACGAGCAAGCCGCACTCTGGAACGGTCGCGCGGGGCGCGCCTGGGTCGATGCGCAGGAGTCGCTCGACCGGTTGTTCACGCCGTTCGAACACCTGCTCGTGAATGAGGTGCGCACCGCGCACGGGCGCCGGGTACTCGACGTAGGCTGCGGCACAGGTGCGACAACGCTGGCCATTGCACGTGCGCTCGGCACGGAGGGCGGCTGCACCGGCGCCGATATTTCAGAGCCGATGATTGCCGTCGCGCGGGCACGCGCCGGGCGCGAAGGCGCACCGGCAAGCTTTGTGTGCGGCGATGTGCAGAGGCACCCGTTCGAGCCGGCGAGCTTCGACATGATCGTTTCGCGCTTCGGCGTGATGTTCTTCGACAGCCCGGTCCAGGCTTTTTCCAACCTGCTGAATGCGGCCAAGGGCGGCGCGAAGCTTCGGGCCATTGCATGGCGCGGCGCCGCGGAGAACCCGTTCATGACCACGGCCGAGCGCGCCGCGGCACCGTTGCTGCCGAACCTTCCGGCCCGCAAGCCGGGCGCTCCTGGGCAGTTCGCTTTTGCGGACCGGGACCGGGTCGCTTCCATCCTGGAAGAGAGCGGCTGGGCCGGCGTCGACATCCGGCCCATCGATGTGGAATGCACTTTGCCCGAGAGCGATCTGAAGGGCTATATCACGCGGCTCGGCCCGGTCGGCCTGGTGCTTCAGGACGAGACGGACGAGCGCAGGCGGGCGCAGGTTGTAGCGACCGTGCGCGCGGCGTTCGAACCCTATGTGCGCGGCAGCGAGGTTCGCTTCACCGCGGCCTGCTGGATGATTGGTGCAGAGGCGCCGGCTGCGTAG
- the treY gene encoding malto-oligosyltrehalose synthase has translation MRYFDHRFPLAPESYPVVLGRALPHLRDPALAAELASLATAFGHLPARHAKAPSERTERVRDKELFKARLAQLVQAHPALARAVLAAVAELNLASDNARDELHRLIEVQAYRLAYWRVAADEINYRRFFDINDLAAVRMERDEVFEATQSFALDLAAAGVVDGLRIDHPDGLYDPARYFRQLQEGYARRAGIVLPAPGADGRPQRPLYVVAEKIAASEEEVPVEWHVHGTTGYRFANVANGVLVDTAAADALRQTWHRFTGDAQDFDAVARAGKHEVMRSALASELNVLSTELLRIARADRTTRDYTLNALRRALAGVAACMPVYRTYIVDAPSVQDAHFIDAATDAAERQSLDADRSIFAFVRRSLRGEAAERATPALAERVRRFAVRFQQFSAPVAAKGVEDTAFYRYFPLSALNEVGGEPDQFGFDVDEFHTLSADRARHWPHTMLATSTHDNKRSEDVRNRIDVLSEMPDEWREALARWHALCCGGNEAAAPSRADEYLLYQTLLGTLPFGGLSAEAAPAYEQRVLQYMQKAARESKSHTRWTQPDAQYEEALEALVRKILSDRSQGGCLADIQRMADRLSWFGAWNGLTLTLLKYASPGVPDLYQGSELIDLSLVDPDNRRPVDYELRSKRLDQLQAMAGEADLPARVQSLAEAPHDGSAKLWFIWRMLSLRREHAELFRDGSYEGLTVEGPLARHVVAFARRHEGRMLVVIAGRLFAGVARGEGQGGAPVLPGADAWRGTKVVLPEGFGSAGLENVLSGESLAVNGNVVVLDEAFARMPWAAFRG, from the coding sequence CTGCGCTACTTCGACCACCGGTTTCCGCTCGCGCCCGAAAGCTATCCGGTGGTGCTGGGCCGCGCGCTGCCGCATCTCAGAGACCCGGCGCTTGCGGCGGAGCTCGCCAGTCTTGCGACAGCCTTCGGCCACCTGCCGGCCCGTCATGCGAAAGCGCCTTCAGAGCGCACGGAGCGCGTGCGCGACAAGGAGCTGTTCAAGGCCCGCCTTGCGCAGCTGGTGCAGGCGCATCCCGCGCTGGCGCGCGCCGTGCTCGCTGCGGTGGCCGAACTCAACCTGGCATCGGACAACGCGCGCGACGAGCTGCACCGGCTCATCGAGGTGCAGGCCTACCGGCTTGCGTACTGGCGTGTGGCGGCAGACGAAATCAACTACCGGCGCTTCTTCGACATCAACGACCTGGCGGCGGTGCGCATGGAGCGCGACGAGGTCTTCGAGGCCACGCAGTCCTTTGCGCTGGACCTGGCCGCGGCCGGCGTGGTGGACGGCCTGCGCATCGATCACCCCGACGGGTTGTACGACCCCGCGCGCTACTTCAGGCAACTGCAGGAAGGCTACGCGCGCCGCGCCGGCATCGTGCTGCCGGCCCCGGGGGCCGACGGCAGGCCTCAGCGCCCGCTGTATGTGGTCGCCGAGAAAATCGCCGCCTCCGAAGAAGAAGTGCCCGTTGAATGGCATGTGCACGGCACCACCGGCTACCGTTTTGCCAACGTGGCCAACGGCGTGCTGGTGGACACGGCCGCGGCTGACGCGCTGCGGCAAACCTGGCACCGCTTCACCGGCGATGCGCAAGATTTCGATGCCGTGGCCCGCGCAGGCAAGCACGAGGTCATGCGCAGCGCGCTCGCCTCGGAACTGAACGTACTCTCCACCGAGCTGCTGCGAATTGCGCGCGCCGACCGCACCACGCGCGACTACACGCTCAACGCGCTGCGCCGCGCACTGGCCGGCGTGGCGGCATGCATGCCGGTGTACCGCACCTATATCGTCGATGCGCCATCGGTGCAGGACGCGCATTTCATCGATGCCGCTACGGACGCCGCCGAACGCCAGAGCCTCGATGCCGACCGTTCCATCTTCGCCTTTGTGCGCCGCTCGCTGCGCGGCGAGGCCGCCGAGCGTGCAACCCCGGCACTGGCCGAGCGCGTGCGCCGGTTCGCGGTGCGCTTTCAGCAGTTCAGCGCGCCCGTCGCGGCCAAGGGCGTGGAAGACACCGCCTTCTACCGCTACTTTCCGCTCAGTGCGCTCAACGAGGTGGGCGGCGAGCCCGATCAGTTCGGCTTCGATGTGGATGAGTTCCATACGCTCAGCGCCGACCGTGCGCGGCACTGGCCGCACACCATGCTCGCCACTTCGACGCATGACAACAAGCGCTCGGAAGATGTGCGCAACCGCATCGACGTGCTCTCGGAAATGCCGGACGAGTGGCGCGAAGCGCTGGCGCGTTGGCATGCGCTCTGCTGTGGCGGGAACGAGGCTGCGGCGCCTTCGCGCGCGGACGAGTACCTGCTCTACCAGACCCTGCTCGGCACCTTGCCCTTCGGCGGACTCAGCGCCGAAGCTGCGCCGGCGTATGAACAGCGCGTGCTGCAGTACATGCAAAAGGCCGCACGCGAATCCAAGTCGCACACGCGCTGGACCCAGCCCGACGCGCAGTACGAAGAGGCGCTGGAGGCCTTGGTACGAAAGATTCTTTCCGATCGTTCGCAAGGCGGCTGCCTTGCCGACATCCAGCGCATGGCCGATCGCCTCTCATGGTTCGGGGCGTGGAACGGCCTGACGCTGACGCTGCTGAAGTACGCCTCGCCGGGCGTGCCCGATCTGTATCAGGGCAGTGAGCTCATCGACCTGAGTTTGGTCGACCCCGACAACCGGCGGCCGGTGGACTATGAACTGCGCAGCAAGCGGCTCGATCAGCTTCAGGCGATGGCCGGCGAAGCCGATCTGCCGGCGCGGGTGCAGTCGCTCGCCGAGGCACCGCACGATGGGAGCGCAAAGCTCTGGTTCATCTGGCGGATGCTGTCGCTGCGGCGTGAGCATGCGGAGCTTTTCCGCGACGGCAGCTATGAAGGGCTCACGGTCGAAGGGCCGCTGGCCCGGCATGTGGTGGCCTTTGCGCGGAGGCATGAAGGGCGGATGCTGGTGGTGATTGCGGGGCGGTTGTTTGCGGGTGTTGCGCGGGGTGAGGGGCAGGGTGGCGCACCGGTGCTTCCCGGGGCGGATGCGTGGCGCGGGACGAAGGTTGTGTTGCCTGAGGGGTTTGGAAGTGCGGGGTTGGAGAACGTGTTGAGCGGCGAGTCGCTGGCGGTGAACGGCAATGTGGTTGTGCTCGACGAGGCGTTTGCCCGGATGCCTTGGGCTGCGTTCAGAGGCTGA
- a CDS encoding PRC-barrel domain-containing protein → MTSANPVISSERVEGTAVYNAAGDKLGTIDDLMIDKVSGQVRYAVMEFGGFLGMGTDRYPIPWPMLKYDTAQDGYVVPLDKAQLEGAPKYASDRVPDYDDKYSGTVDKYYGL, encoded by the coding sequence ATGACAAGCGCCAATCCGGTTATTTCTTCAGAGCGTGTCGAGGGGACTGCCGTCTACAACGCGGCGGGCGACAAACTCGGCACCATCGACGACCTCATGATCGACAAGGTTTCAGGCCAGGTCCGCTACGCCGTGATGGAGTTCGGCGGCTTCCTGGGCATGGGCACCGACCGCTATCCCATTCCGTGGCCCATGCTGAAGTACGACACCGCGCAAGATGGGTATGTGGTGCCGCTGGACAAGGCACAGCTCGAAGGCGCGCCCAAGTATGCGAGCGACCGCGTGCCGGACTACGACGACAAATACAGCGGCACGGTGGACAAGTACTACGGGCTGTAA
- the glgX gene encoding glycogen debranching protein GlgX, with translation MTRSKRPSITAVWPGRPYPRGANWDGEGVNFALFSQHAQGVDLCLFDEKGRHEIQRIPIRERTDGIWHCYLPEARPGLAYGYRVHGPYKPEEGHRFNAHKLLVDPYAKDLVGELRWGDALYGYTVGSKREDLSFDRRDSAPLVPKGRVLETAFTWGDDRRPSVPWQDMVIYELHVRGFTMRHPDVPTELRGTYGGLCCAPVVDYLKRLGVTTVELLPVHSFLNDRHLAEKGLQNYWGYNSLAYFAPEMRYSASGKVKEFKTMVKTLHSAGIEVILDVVYNHTCEGNQLGPTLSMRGVDNSSYYIVNAENRRYYDDFTGCGNTVNLEHPHALQLVMDSLRYWAEEMHVDGFRFDLASALARESGKVENLGGFFDAIRQDPTLNRVKLIAEPWDLGHGGYQVGNFPLGWAEWNDRYRDGMRGFWKGDAGLIGEVGKRLTGSEDLYGWSGKQPTASINFITAHDGFTLNDLVSYNDKHNEANGEDNRDGNSHNISWNCGAEGPTDDPEIVALRERQKRNMLATLLLSQGVPMLLGGDERGHTQNGNNNVYCQDNELGWIDWTPTPERQALVTFVERAIALRRAHPSFRRRSFFAGKPSEAESVTDVLWLRPDGAEMRPEDWGDANARCFAMYMSGGGIVDRGPRGEAQHDDDFLVLFNAHHDEIRFTLPPAPYGAWRLLLDTASGSPPPATEDVAALAPAWSEPAYPLQCRSLVVLSRPDVRP, from the coding sequence ATGACACGCAGCAAACGACCTTCCATCACGGCCGTGTGGCCGGGCCGCCCTTATCCGCGCGGCGCCAACTGGGACGGGGAGGGCGTCAACTTCGCGCTCTTCTCCCAGCATGCACAGGGCGTTGACCTGTGCCTTTTCGACGAGAAGGGCCGCCACGAAATCCAGCGCATCCCGATCCGCGAGCGCACCGATGGCATCTGGCACTGCTACCTGCCCGAGGCCCGCCCAGGTCTTGCCTACGGCTACCGCGTGCACGGGCCGTACAAGCCCGAAGAAGGGCACCGCTTCAACGCGCACAAGCTGCTGGTCGACCCCTACGCGAAGGACCTGGTCGGCGAGCTGCGCTGGGGCGATGCGCTCTACGGCTACACCGTGGGCAGCAAGCGCGAAGACCTGTCGTTCGACCGCCGCGACAGCGCACCGCTGGTGCCCAAGGGCCGTGTGCTCGAAACCGCCTTTACCTGGGGCGACGACCGCCGCCCATCCGTCCCCTGGCAGGACATGGTCATCTACGAGCTGCACGTGCGCGGCTTCACCATGCGCCACCCCGACGTGCCAACCGAACTGCGCGGCACCTACGGCGGCCTGTGCTGCGCGCCGGTGGTCGACTACCTGAAGCGGCTGGGCGTGACCACCGTGGAGCTCTTGCCGGTGCACAGTTTCCTGAACGACAGGCACCTGGCCGAAAAGGGCCTGCAGAACTACTGGGGCTACAACTCGCTGGCCTACTTCGCACCCGAAATGCGCTACAGCGCCTCGGGCAAGGTGAAGGAGTTCAAGACCATGGTGAAGACGCTGCACTCTGCAGGCATCGAGGTGATTCTCGACGTGGTCTACAACCACACCTGCGAAGGCAACCAGCTGGGGCCGACGCTTTCGATGCGGGGCGTGGACAACTCCTCTTACTACATCGTCAACGCCGAGAACCGGCGCTATTACGACGACTTCACCGGCTGCGGCAACACCGTCAACCTGGAGCATCCGCATGCGCTGCAGCTGGTGATGGATTCGCTGCGCTACTGGGCCGAGGAAATGCACGTCGACGGGTTCCGCTTCGACCTGGCTTCTGCGCTGGCACGCGAGTCGGGCAAGGTCGAGAACCTGGGCGGCTTCTTCGACGCGATACGGCAAGACCCAACGCTCAACCGGGTCAAGCTCATTGCGGAGCCTTGGGACCTGGGCCACGGCGGCTACCAGGTCGGCAACTTTCCGCTGGGCTGGGCTGAATGGAACGACCGCTACCGCGACGGCATGCGCGGCTTCTGGAAGGGCGACGCAGGCTTGATCGGCGAGGTGGGCAAGCGGCTCACCGGCTCTGAAGACCTGTATGGCTGGTCGGGCAAGCAGCCCACGGCAAGCATCAACTTCATCACCGCGCACGACGGCTTCACGCTCAACGACCTGGTCTCTTACAACGACAAGCACAACGAAGCGAACGGCGAAGACAACCGCGACGGCAACAGCCACAACATCTCGTGGAACTGCGGCGCGGAAGGGCCGACCGACGACCCCGAGATCGTGGCGCTGCGCGAGCGTCAAAAGCGCAACATGCTGGCCACGCTGCTGCTCTCACAGGGCGTGCCCATGCTGCTGGGCGGCGACGAGCGCGGCCACACGCAGAACGGCAACAACAACGTCTACTGCCAGGACAACGAACTCGGCTGGATCGACTGGACCCCCACGCCCGAGCGGCAGGCGCTGGTCACCTTCGTGGAGCGCGCCATCGCACTCAGGCGCGCGCATCCCTCGTTTCGCAGGCGCAGCTTTTTCGCCGGCAAGCCGAGCGAGGCCGAGAGCGTGACCGACGTGCTCTGGCTCAGGCCCGACGGCGCAGAGATGCGCCCCGAAGACTGGGGCGACGCCAACGCCAGGTGCTTTGCCATGTACATGTCGGGCGGCGGCATCGTCGACCGCGGGCCGCGCGGCGAGGCGCAGCACGACGACGACTTTCTGGTGCTGTTCAACGCGCATCACGACGAGATCAGGTTCACGCTGCCGCCCGCGCCCTACGGCGCATGGCGGTTGCTGCTGGACACCGCCAGCGGTTCGCCGCCGCCCGCCACCGAAGACGTGGCCGCGCTCGCGCCCGCGTGGTCGGAGCCCGCTTACCCGCTGCAGTGCCGCTCGCTCGTGGTGCTGAGCCGGCCGGATGTGCGGCCATGA
- a CDS encoding 4-alpha-glucanotransferase — protein sequence MVDSTQWSADALERLCRHYGISATYFDAFGTQRHATPENLAALLAEFGVQAGAAPGDVAEPAIPPVLVVAAQAPHWSVHLPRQGHLAGKLRWQLRDEEGRLSDGEADAHALHDGGCVLHLGESLAPGYHWLRIDGLDGETMVVASPGRCYRPPAVRDGGRVWGPAVQLYALRSPRNWGIGDFTDLDTLIDSMAGQGADVVGLNPLHALFPTDPQRASPYSPSSRQRLNVLYIDVEAVDDFAACEPARRRVESPEFQARLAALREAPLVDHAGVAAAKFEVLELLFDHFQNAPSFARRWPGRSGQGPSRLRCRAGRAAPSPCAVRSAAGPLCGGRPAMLGLARVAGGLP from the coding sequence GTGGTTGATTCGACCCAGTGGTCCGCCGATGCGCTGGAACGCCTTTGCAGGCACTACGGCATCTCCGCCACCTATTTCGACGCTTTTGGAACGCAGCGCCACGCCACGCCCGAGAACCTTGCCGCATTGCTGGCCGAGTTTGGTGTGCAGGCGGGTGCGGCACCGGGCGATGTGGCCGAGCCGGCCATACCGCCCGTGCTGGTTGTCGCGGCGCAGGCGCCGCACTGGAGCGTGCACCTGCCGCGGCAAGGCCATCTTGCGGGCAAGCTTCGCTGGCAATTGCGCGATGAAGAAGGCCGCCTGAGTGATGGCGAAGCCGATGCGCACGCACTGCACGACGGCGGCTGCGTCCTGCACCTGGGCGAGTCGCTCGCGCCCGGCTACCACTGGCTGCGGATCGATGGCCTGGACGGCGAAACCATGGTCGTCGCGTCTCCCGGGCGCTGCTACCGCCCGCCGGCTGTGCGCGACGGCGGCCGTGTGTGGGGGCCGGCGGTGCAGCTGTATGCGCTGCGCTCGCCGCGCAACTGGGGCATCGGCGATTTCACGGACCTGGACACGCTCATCGACAGCATGGCCGGGCAGGGCGCCGATGTGGTCGGGCTGAACCCGCTGCATGCGCTGTTCCCTACAGACCCGCAGCGCGCCAGCCCCTACAGCCCTTCGTCCCGGCAGCGGCTCAACGTGCTGTACATCGATGTCGAGGCGGTGGATGATTTCGCCGCCTGCGAGCCCGCGCGCCGCCGTGTGGAATCGCCCGAGTTCCAGGCGAGGCTGGCCGCGCTGCGCGAGGCGCCGCTGGTGGACCATGCCGGCGTGGCCGCTGCCAAGTTCGAAGTGCTCGAGCTGCTTTTCGATCACTTCCAGAACGCACCATCTTTTGCGCGCCGGTGGCCCGGACGCAGCGGGCAAGGCCCTTCTCGACTTCGTTGCCGAGCAGGGCGAGCCGCTCCGTCGCCATGCGCTGTTCGAAGCGCTGCAGGCCCACTTTGCGGCGGCAGACCCGCAATGCTGGGGTTGGCTCGTGTGGCCGGAGGCCTACCGTGA
- a CDS encoding helix-turn-helix domain-containing protein produces MAATHLDIAEVAQQSGVPASTLRFYEEKGLIASTGRRGLRRLFDAGVLERLALIAVGRSAGFSLEEIGRMFAPGGIPRIDRQMLAAKADELDKTIRKLSAMRDGLRHAAACPAPSHMECPTFQRILRAAASGAAKRSPKASALRSARS; encoded by the coding sequence GTGGCAGCAACTCATCTGGACATTGCCGAAGTGGCGCAGCAATCCGGCGTTCCCGCATCGACGCTGCGCTTCTACGAAGAGAAAGGGCTCATCGCCTCCACCGGCCGGCGCGGCTTGCGCCGCCTGTTCGATGCGGGCGTGCTCGAGCGGCTGGCGCTGATCGCGGTGGGTCGCTCCGCCGGCTTTTCGCTCGAAGAGATCGGCCGCATGTTCGCGCCCGGCGGAATACCGCGCATCGACAGGCAGATGCTCGCGGCCAAGGCCGACGAGCTCGACAAGACCATTCGCAAGCTCAGCGCCATGCGGGACGGCCTGCGCCATGCCGCCGCCTGCCCCGCGCCCAGCCACATGGAATGCCCGACGTTCCAACGCATCTTGCGGGCTGCGGCGTCCGGGGCGGCCAAGCGTTCGCCCAAGGCAAGTGCACTAAGATCCGCCCGCTCCTGA